A DNA window from Flavisolibacter ginsenosidimutans contains the following coding sequences:
- the tssD gene encoding type VI secretion system tube protein TssD: MAFNAKLKIGGKDNIDVIRCNYALHRDVDSKGRPSSGVYGGTVNLSVESTDDTSIIESMVNQYKPVDGTVTFKKGDEDAKMKELTWEKGYVIRFQEGIDITGTQPMLIDFTISAEKIKIGNAEHKNEWPK; encoded by the coding sequence ATGGCTTTCAACGCAAAACTCAAAATTGGCGGCAAAGACAACATTGACGTTATCCGGTGCAATTATGCCCTGCACAGAGATGTTGATTCAAAGGGCCGTCCTTCCTCCGGCGTTTACGGCGGAACTGTTAACCTCTCGGTCGAATCAACTGATGATACCTCCATCATCGAATCCATGGTAAACCAGTACAAACCCGTGGACGGTACCGTTACTTTTAAGAAAGGTGACGAGGACGCTAAAATGAAAGAGCTGACTTGGGAAAAAGGCTATGTCATCCGCTTTCAGGAAGGCATTGACATCACGGGCACTCAACCCATGCTGATTGATTTTACTATTTCTGCCGAAAAAATCAAAATCGGTAACGCCGAGCACAAAAACGAATGGCCAAAGTAA
- a CDS encoding TonB-dependent receptor, translating to MESKTAVPVEGATVTLLPSKQTTLSDERGRFLFKQKSSGQELKITSIGYETVVVSITDFIKAGNTVRLDAAPVELKNLTVSTTAGEQYRSISKVDIKMRGINNSQEVLRMVPGLFIGQHAGGGKAEQIFLRGFDLDHGTDISISVDGMPVNMVSHAHGQGYADLHFLIPELIDNITFKKGTYYAEKGNFTTTGFVDFKTYNAVPNNSIKMEGGMFNTFRTVGMFNLLNADARAKGQSAYVASEYVYTNGYFDNPQNFNHFNLFGKYYGALNKHNTLSFSASTFASKWNASGQIPDRAVESGLIDFYGAIDPAEGGKTSRSNANVLLTSTLNNGSYFKNQLYYSRYKFELYSNFTFYKEDPVNGDQIRQKESRNLYGYNGSYHKIFYAGKVKVSSEIGANIRMDRTSNSELSRTKDRSITTAQLMLGNISENNLAGYTSETFSFSPRFSINTGLRYDCFHDEYLNKLKGNSIGKASASIFSPKLSFYYHASDKAQLYFSNGKGFHSNDTRVVVTQNGLQILPAAYGSDLGAVLKPTKNLLLNAALWYLWLNQEFVYVGDEGVVEPSGKSRRYGADISVRYQPVNWLYADVDLNYSHGRSVDEPKGQNYLPLAPVFTSIGGLTIKTKQDINVSLRYRYMSNRPANANNSVVAKGYFVTDAFVNYLKKRYEIGLAIQNLFNVKWKETQFDTESRLKNEPAPVSEIHFTPGTPFFAKLSFTVLFR from the coding sequence ATGGAGAGCAAAACCGCCGTACCCGTTGAAGGCGCAACGGTCACACTACTGCCTTCCAAGCAAACGACGTTAAGCGATGAGAGGGGCCGGTTTCTCTTCAAACAAAAAAGCAGCGGCCAGGAACTTAAAATAACATCTATTGGTTACGAAACAGTGGTTGTATCAATCACTGATTTTATCAAAGCTGGCAACACGGTCAGGCTTGATGCTGCGCCTGTAGAACTCAAAAACCTAACCGTTTCTACCACGGCTGGCGAACAATATCGCTCCATTAGTAAGGTGGACATTAAGATGCGCGGCATTAATAATTCGCAGGAAGTACTGCGCATGGTGCCGGGCCTCTTCATTGGCCAACACGCAGGCGGTGGCAAGGCCGAACAAATTTTTTTGCGCGGTTTTGATCTTGACCACGGCACCGACATCAGCATCTCGGTAGACGGGATGCCCGTAAACATGGTATCTCATGCGCACGGGCAAGGTTATGCTGATTTGCATTTTCTCATTCCCGAACTCATTGACAACATCACGTTTAAAAAGGGAACTTACTATGCGGAGAAGGGAAACTTTACCACAACAGGATTTGTTGACTTTAAAACCTACAACGCAGTTCCCAACAATTCCATCAAAATGGAAGGCGGCATGTTCAATACGTTTCGTACAGTAGGAATGTTTAATTTGTTGAACGCAGATGCAAGAGCAAAAGGTCAATCGGCTTACGTGGCATCGGAATACGTGTACACGAACGGCTACTTCGACAATCCGCAAAACTTTAACCACTTTAATCTCTTCGGGAAATATTATGGAGCGTTGAACAAGCACAACACACTCAGTTTCTCAGCGTCAACCTTTGCCAGCAAATGGAACGCTTCTGGGCAGATTCCCGATCGCGCCGTAGAGAGTGGCCTCATTGATTTTTATGGCGCGATTGATCCGGCCGAAGGCGGCAAGACATCGCGAAGCAACGCAAACGTTTTGTTGACTTCTACTTTGAACAACGGTTCTTATTTTAAAAACCAGCTTTATTATTCGCGCTACAAGTTTGAACTGTACTCCAACTTCACCTTTTACAAAGAAGACCCGGTGAACGGCGATCAGATACGCCAAAAAGAAAGCCGGAATTTATACGGTTACAACGGCAGCTATCACAAAATTTTTTACGCAGGCAAGGTCAAGGTAAGTTCGGAAATTGGCGCCAACATTCGCATGGACAGAACAAGCAACTCAGAGCTTTCGCGAACAAAAGACAGAAGCATCACCACTGCACAACTGATGCTTGGTAATATTTCAGAAAATAATCTTGCCGGTTATACGAGCGAGACGTTTTCTTTCTCGCCAAGATTCAGCATTAACACCGGCCTGCGTTACGACTGTTTTCACGATGAATACCTGAACAAGCTAAAGGGCAATAGCATCGGCAAAGCGTCGGCATCTATTTTTAGTCCGAAGCTTAGTTTTTATTATCACGCAAGCGACAAAGCGCAGCTTTATTTCAGCAACGGCAAAGGTTTTCATTCCAACGATACAAGAGTTGTCGTAACACAAAACGGGCTTCAAATTTTGCCCGCAGCATACGGCTCTGATTTGGGAGCGGTGTTGAAGCCCACAAAAAATTTGCTGCTGAATGCGGCGCTTTGGTATCTCTGGCTTAACCAGGAATTTGTGTACGTAGGCGATGAAGGCGTGGTGGAACCAAGCGGCAAGAGCCGGCGATACGGCGCCGATATTTCCGTGCGTTATCAGCCGGTAAACTGGCTGTATGCCGATGTGGATTTGAATTATTCGCACGGCCGGTCGGTGGATGAACCCAAAGGACAAAACTATTTGCCGCTTGCGCCTGTGTTTACGTCCATCGGTGGGCTAACCATTAAAACGAAACAAGACATCAACGTCTCGCTTCGTTACCGTTACATGAGCAATCGTCCAGCCAATGCAAACAACAGCGTTGTGGCGAAAGGTTATTTTGTTACCGATGCGTTTGTGAATTACCTGAAGAAGAGATATGAGATCGGTCTTGCCATTCAAAACCTTTTTAACGTGAAGTGGAAAGAAACGCAGTTTGATACCGAAAGCCGCCTGAAGAACGAACCTGCGCCGGTTTCAGAAATTCATTTTACACCGGGCACGCCGTTCTTTGCCAAGTTGAGCTTTACGGTTTTGTTCAGATGA
- a CDS encoding sialidase family protein: MKQTLSIIALAFCFTACKSNKEKTIITANEAVQIDAAPGECPYLTKDNKGNAVLSWVRMINDSTTAFCYAISSDGKTFSSPIVIPNSGNIQPHGENLPKILFKPSGEIIALWGTKSTGAKNKYAGLVSYTQSFDGGKTWTKIKPLVSDTASYDQRYYDVALLPSGEAGIVWLDNRKTISKEGSALYFASTDGKNGFGGGQLISQPCCQCCRTSLYVDAKGGIHALYRGIIQDSIRDMVHIVSTDGGKTFSAPKRINEDNWVLNACPHTGPAMTENKNGLHFAWFTGAKDKGCYYTKTTDNGKSFVLRDSVSAAGSHPQIASLKNGELLIVWDETHVNGNKAVKQIGIQRRSADGKSEGKDHLTASAVNASYPVVAPLNEAASIVAYSTTKEGKNFVTYQVVNLN; this comes from the coding sequence ATGAAACAAACACTTTCGATAATTGCACTTGCATTTTGTTTTACCGCTTGCAAAAGCAACAAAGAGAAAACAATAATCACGGCAAACGAAGCGGTGCAAATTGATGCCGCGCCGGGCGAATGTCCTTACCTCACAAAAGACAACAAGGGCAACGCGGTGCTGAGTTGGGTGCGTATGATTAACGACAGCACAACCGCTTTTTGTTATGCAATAAGCAGTGATGGAAAAACATTCTCTTCACCAATTGTTATTCCCAATAGCGGCAACATTCAACCGCACGGCGAGAACCTTCCGAAAATTCTTTTCAAACCTTCGGGTGAAATCATTGCGTTGTGGGGAACAAAAAGTACCGGCGCAAAAAACAAATACGCGGGCCTGGTTTCGTACACGCAATCCTTTGACGGCGGCAAAACATGGACGAAGATAAAGCCCTTGGTAAGCGATACCGCCAGCTATGACCAACGTTATTACGACGTGGCACTTCTGCCCAGCGGTGAAGCGGGCATTGTTTGGTTGGACAACCGCAAAACCATAAGCAAAGAAGGTTCGGCTTTGTACTTTGCCAGCACAGATGGAAAGAATGGATTTGGGGGCGGGCAATTAATCAGTCAGCCTTGTTGCCAATGCTGTCGCACAAGTTTATACGTAGATGCAAAGGGCGGCATTCATGCTTTGTATCGCGGCATTATACAAGACAGCATTCGCGACATGGTGCACATCGTTTCCACCGACGGAGGCAAAACCTTTTCCGCGCCAAAAAGAATCAACGAAGACAATTGGGTGCTGAACGCTTGTCCGCACACAGGCCCGGCGATGACAGAGAACAAAAACGGCCTTCATTTCGCCTGGTTCACGGGCGCAAAAGACAAAGGTTGTTATTACACCAAAACCACCGACAACGGCAAAAGCTTTGTTTTGCGCGACAGCGTAAGCGCAGCCGGTTCGCATCCGCAAATTGCTTCGTTGAAAAACGGAGAGTTGCTGATTGTTTGGGATGAAACACACGTGAACGGTAATAAAGCCGTCAAGCAAATTGGTATTCAACGGCGAAGTGCAGACGGTAAAAGCGAAGGCAAAGATCACCTTACGGCGTCAGCGGTAAACGCAAGTTATCCCGTTGTGGCGCCGTTAAACGAAGCGGCTTCGATTGTTGCGTATTCAACGACTAAAGAGGGGAAGAATTTTGTAACGTATCAAGTCGTAAACCTTAATTGA